A stretch of DNA from Deltaproteobacteria bacterium:
CGGGTCCAGGACATTTCAGACACATGTATCAGTCCTTCCACCCCTTGCTCCACTTCAACAAAGGCACCATAATCCGTCAGACTGACCACCCGGCCGGTAATTTTTGTACCGATGGGATATTTGTCTTCGACCTGACTCCATGGATCAGGCGCCAACTGCTTGATGCCGAGAGAAACACGTTCCCGCTCCTTATCAAAACTCAAGACCTTTACTTCAATCTCATCTCCGGTCTGATGCATTTCAGAGGGATGCCCGACCCTTCCCCAGGACATGTCGGTAATGTGGACAAGCCCGTCAATTCCCCCCAGATCGATAAACAGCCCGTAGTCCGTAATATTCTTTACCACCCCACGGAGAACAGAGCCCTCCTCGATGATCTTCAGGGTTTTTTCTTTCATCGCCGTTCGCTCGGCTTCCAATAAAGCCCGGCGGGACAGAACAATATTACCGCGACGCTTATTGTATTTGACTATCTTAAATTCATGCTCGGTGCCCACCAGAGTGTCCATATCCCTGATTGGCCGGAGATCGACCTGAGAACCGGGCAAAAAGGCCTGAAGACCGATATCCACAGAAAGTCCGCCCTTTACCCTCGATACAATCGTCCCCTTAACCGTCTGGTCGCTTTCATAGATGTCCCTGATCTTATCCCATACCTTGATCTTTGCAGCCTTTTCCTTGGAGAGCTTGATCGCGCCTTCATCATCCTCTCTCCGCTCAAGAAGAACCTCTATCCTGTCACCGACCTTGGCCGTCATCTGGCCATCGGCATCGATGAACTCACGAATAGCGATCTGTCCTTCTGATTTGTAACCGATATCCACCAGGACATATTCCTTATCCACCTGGACAATCTCGCCCGAAACGACCTCCCCCTCCTGGATGCTCTTCAAGCTTTCTTCATACATTTGCATAAAGCTGTCGGAATCTTGAGAATCTTCAGCAAGTTCGTCCTCTGACCGGACCGTCAGTTCATCCTCGAGTGTGTCTTCCGGTTCGGTAGCTGACGCCGTGTCTTTCATGTCCGAATCATTGCCAGAAGTGGTGTCACGATCCGTCTCTGGGTCTAAAGATGTCGTTTCGTTCTCTTCGGTTACTTCCTGGGTTACAAAGTTCGTTTCCTTTTCCATTAACGTAGATACCCCCTGAATGTTTTTGCCTGCTTGAATCCCTCCGAATCCCCTAAATTTCTGAGTTTATCAAAACAAAAATAAGATATCAACCATTATTTCCATCAATTTGCTCAGACAGAGCAATGCTATCGGTGCTTGATATGCTTCAGCATCCGCTCAACTACCTCTTGAGCTGTTGAGGCCGTGGAATCGATAATAATGGCATCTTCGGCAGGCCTTAAGGGGGACAGAACCCGCATCCTGTCTTGATAATCCCTCTTTAGTAGATCTTCTGCCACCCCCTCCTCCGTGACCGCCTCTCCCCGTGCCAGCCG
This window harbors:
- a CDS encoding 30S ribosomal protein S1 is translated as MKDTASATEPEDTLEDELTVRSEDELAEDSQDSDSFMQMYEESLKSIQEGEVVSGEIVQVDKEYVLVDIGYKSEGQIAIREFIDADGQMTAKVGDRIEVLLERREDDEGAIKLSKEKAAKIKVWDKIRDIYESDQTVKGTIVSRVKGGLSVDIGLQAFLPGSQVDLRPIRDMDTLVGTEHEFKIVKYNKRRGNIVLSRRALLEAERTAMKEKTLKIIEEGSVLRGVVKNITDYGLFIDLGGIDGLVHITDMSWGRVGHPSEMHQTGDEIEVKVLSFDKERERVSLGIKQLAPDPWSQVEDKYPIGTKITGRVVSLTDYGAFVEVEQGVEGLIHVSEMSWTRKVRHPSQLLSIGETIEAVVLNMDVARKRISLGMKQVAPNPWDIIEEKYPVGTTIEGKIKNITDFGAFIGIDEGIDGLVHISDMSWTKRIKHPSELYKKGNEVRAVVLNIDKENERFSLGIKQLTTDPWDEIPIKYKPGTRVTGTVTNVTDFGLFLELEEGIEGLVHVSEISGDKKGNPLSRFQIDDVIQAKVINVSRDEKKIGLSIRKLEETSEKDIFRSYLNSNQEATSNLGELLREEMMNLGQSQSRRSESEGAEGPQEEAPLEPESGEHTETDNGSPEESQSESDKASE